The following coding sequences lie in one Spirochaetaceae bacterium genomic window:
- a CDS encoding ABC transporter substrate-binding protein, with product MIAFALNRVLVVLAVLALAAGMAWAAAEAEEAAGMEKEMVLDPTTGAMVTAPEYGGTLTYALRGDPPNPDTFYRHPPAMVAALVVEKLGMADMGVDRNYFDFRTNYLPDDIVVGRLAESWEQPDSTTVVFNIRSGVHWHDKAPMNGRELTAEDVVFNFHRYLGLGSGFTEVPEGVAGVAPPLTKGGITAVSADGNQVIFTLDAPNLDIVKTLLIQNIAFIYPPEVIMEHGDVADWRNLVGTGPFELVDWVEASSVTFNKAPNYWKHDERFPDNRLPYVDELVALVMPEPQTRVAALRSGKVDFIGYSGSSQINGIDLVESIKKSNPDIVLQPYSYRSEHSPIINVNRPPFDDVRVRHALQMALDIEGWGETYFKGYASLRPQGWLGDGLTGYASTWDDWPDEIKGYYSYDPEGAEALLDAAGLPRGDDGTRFKLEFMIGAGDDRGWKELIADGWRKVGIDVTIVVPDGAEMGQRTSALEYDIRSGISGYEWNPIGQLLHWTTNPGAWNPSGFADPVYDAMVAEVQAATTLEERQRLARKAAQFLVDGHWVIWGARVPAFSAHWPWVKGFNGESEAGDMDRALLFSRMWLDQDLKKELGF from the coding sequence ATGATCGCATTTGCCTTGAACAGGGTGCTCGTGGTGCTGGCTGTGCTGGCGCTGGCCGCGGGCATGGCGTGGGCCGCCGCGGAAGCGGAGGAGGCCGCCGGCATGGAGAAGGAGATGGTGCTCGATCCCACCACCGGGGCGATGGTTACCGCACCCGAGTATGGCGGCACCCTCACCTACGCCCTGCGCGGCGATCCACCCAACCCCGATACCTTCTACCGCCACCCGCCGGCGATGGTCGCGGCGCTCGTGGTGGAGAAGCTGGGCATGGCCGACATGGGGGTGGACCGCAACTACTTCGACTTCCGCACCAACTACCTGCCCGACGACATCGTGGTGGGCCGGCTGGCGGAGAGCTGGGAGCAGCCCGATTCCACCACGGTGGTGTTCAACATCCGCTCCGGCGTGCACTGGCACGACAAGGCGCCGATGAACGGCCGCGAGCTCACCGCGGAGGACGTGGTGTTCAACTTCCACCGCTACCTTGGCCTCGGCAGCGGCTTCACGGAGGTGCCGGAGGGCGTGGCCGGGGTGGCTCCGCCGCTCACCAAGGGCGGCATCACGGCGGTTTCCGCCGACGGCAACCAGGTGATCTTCACGCTGGATGCGCCCAATCTGGACATCGTCAAGACCCTGCTGATCCAGAACATCGCCTTCATCTACCCGCCCGAGGTGATCATGGAGCACGGCGACGTGGCCGACTGGCGCAACCTGGTCGGCACCGGGCCGTTCGAGCTGGTCGACTGGGTGGAGGCAAGCTCGGTGACCTTCAACAAGGCCCCCAACTACTGGAAGCACGATGAGCGCTTCCCGGACAACCGGCTTCCCTACGTGGACGAGTTGGTCGCCCTGGTGATGCCGGAGCCGCAGACCCGCGTGGCGGCGTTGCGCTCGGGCAAGGTCGACTTCATCGGCTACTCCGGCAGCTCGCAGATCAACGGTATCGACCTGGTGGAGAGCATCAAGAAGTCCAACCCCGACATCGTGCTGCAGCCCTACTCCTACCGATCCGAGCATTCGCCGATCATCAACGTCAACCGGCCGCCGTTCGACGACGTGCGGGTGCGCCACGCGCTGCAGATGGCGCTGGACATCGAGGGCTGGGGCGAGACCTATTTCAAGGGCTACGCCAGCCTCAGGCCGCAGGGCTGGCTCGGCGACGGCCTGACCGGCTATGCGAGCACCTGGGACGACTGGCCGGACGAGATCAAGGGCTACTACTCCTACGATCCGGAGGGCGCCGAGGCGCTGCTCGACGCGGCCGGCCTGCCGCGCGGGGACGACGGCACCCGGTTCAAGCTGGAGTTCATGATCGGCGCCGGCGACGATCGCGGCTGGAAGGAGCTGATCGCCGACGGCTGGCGCAAGGTGGGCATCGACGTGACCATAGTGGTGCCGGACGGCGCCGAAATGGGCCAGCGCACCTCCGCCCTGGAATACGACATCCGGTCCGGCATCTCCGGCTACGAGTGGAACCCGATCGGGCAACTGCTGCACTGGACCACGAATCCCGGCGCCTGGAATCCTTCCGGCTTCGCCGACCCGGTGTACGACGCCATGGTGGCAGAGGTGCAGGCCGCCACCACGCTGGAGGAGCGCCAACGGCTGGCGCGCAAGGCCGCGCAGTTCCTGGTCGACGGACACTGGGTGATCTGGGGCGCACGCGTGCCGGCCTTCAGCGCCCACTGGCCCTGGGTCAAGGGCTTCAACGGCGAGAGCGAGGCGGGCGACATGGACCGCGCCCTGCTGTTCTCGCGCATGTGGCTCGACCAGGATCTGAAGAAGGAACTGGGCTTCTAA
- a CDS encoding DUF6062 family protein has product MPIKYELETIPVWDAYRAGSECPLCLLLRRAEAEFVRFYVGHSVMVPEMRVQVNDAGFCRVHFPMLLDGGNRLGLALITHTHLGELRKKLERHLLAGKSGGALKKELIRLSALVDEQLDRCLICDRLRDRFLRYAYTIVHLWRTDADFRAEFLASRGFCLDHLQGVLAMARETLAVARLPAFVAETAEVQGRAWDRLEGELLAFTGKFDYRASGPTRAATRRSVADAIAKLTGADPGRRGARGASEAADQES; this is encoded by the coding sequence GTGCCGATCAAGTACGAACTGGAGACGATCCCGGTGTGGGATGCGTACCGGGCCGGGAGCGAGTGCCCGTTGTGCCTGCTGCTGCGGCGCGCGGAGGCGGAGTTCGTGCGCTTCTACGTCGGCCACTCGGTGATGGTGCCGGAGATGCGCGTGCAGGTGAACGACGCCGGCTTCTGCCGCGTCCACTTCCCGATGCTGCTCGACGGCGGCAACCGCCTCGGGCTCGCCCTGATCACCCACACCCACCTCGGCGAGCTGCGCAAGAAGCTGGAACGGCACCTGCTCGCCGGCAAGAGCGGCGGCGCCCTGAAGAAGGAATTGATCCGCCTGTCGGCGCTGGTGGACGAACAGCTCGACCGCTGCCTGATCTGCGACCGGCTGCGCGACCGCTTCCTGCGCTACGCCTATACCATCGTGCACCTGTGGCGGACCGACGCGGACTTCCGCGCCGAGTTCCTGGCCTCCCGAGGGTTTTGCCTGGACCATCTGCAGGGCGTATTGGCGATGGCGCGGGAGACGCTTGCGGTGGCGCGGCTACCGGCCTTCGTTGCCGAGACGGCGGAGGTGCAGGGACGTGCCTGGGACCGCCTGGAGGGGGAGCTGCTCGCCTTCACCGGCAAGTTCGACTACCGCGCTTCCGGCCCCACCCGTGCCGCGACCAGGCGCTCGGTCGCCGACGCCATCGCCAAGCTGACCGGCGCCGACCCCGGCCGGCGCGGCGCGCGCGGGGCGAGCGAAGCAGCGGACCAGGAGTCGTAG